Proteins from a genomic interval of Musa acuminata AAA Group cultivar baxijiao chromosome BXJ1-9, Cavendish_Baxijiao_AAA, whole genome shotgun sequence:
- the LOC135592588 gene encoding protein NRT1/ PTR FAMILY 1.2-like isoform X2, which produces MQAPVAEEEAPMPLKGKGGLKTLPCIMANEILEKVASFGLHANMIVYLTKTYNMSPAAGAIVLFIWGAASNFTPIFGAFLSDSFLGRFRVIAIGSFVSLIGMALLWLTAVVPGAQPPSCGHANDDCASPTSSQLAFLFAAFAVMSVGSGSVRPCSLAFGADQLDQKGAPQNERTLQTFFNWYYASVGISIIVAVTVIVYVQDHKGWAVGFGVPVVLMAISAALFLLGSPFYIKFKANKSILAGLAQVIVVSLKNRHIFLPPDTNHVRFHNKKGSKLTVPTKKLRFLNKACVIRNQEKDLNPDGTASNAWNLCTVEQVEVLKSVVRVLPIWSSSIMVAVVISQYSFPVLQAGTMDRHIGSKFQIPAGSFVVFSIITLTLWVAIYDRLVVPPLSKITGRPRGFSLRQRMGIGQVLSCMATAAAAVTEGARRRRAIEQGLADDPQGMVNMSAMWLVPQNCLTGLAEALNLIGQLEFYYSEFPRSMASVAVSLLTLGLGFGNLVSSVITALVNKISGADGGASWLDRNINKGHLDYYYWILTLLGIVNIFYFMACSLIYGEEGQDKFWDDDSQMKQDLHSAREVPVAV; this is translated from the exons ATGCAAGCTCctgtagcagaggaggaagctccAATGCCATTGAAGGGGAAGGGTGGCCTAAAGACTCTCCCATGTATCATGG CAAATGAGATCCTCGAGAAAGTTGCGAGCTTTGGGCTCCATGCAAACATGATCGTCTACCTGACGAAGACGTATAACATGTCCCCTGCTGCTGGTGCCATTGTCCTCTTCATATGGGGAGCAGCATCCAACTTCACACCGATCTTTGGGGCTTTTTTGTCGGATTCTTTTCTTGGTCGTTTCCGAGTGATCGCAATTGGGTCCTTCGTCAGCCTAATT GGCATGGCGCTTCTTTGGCTCACAGCGGTGGTTCCTGGGGCGCAGCCTCCTTCTTGCGGCCACGCGAACGACGACTGCGCGTCGCCCACCTCGTCGCAGCTCGCTTTCCTGTTTGCCGCTTTCGCCGTCATGTCGGTGGGATCAGGTAGCGTCCGGCCGTGCTCTCTTGCCTTCGGTGCGGACCAATTGGACCAGAAGGGCGCGCCTCAGAACGAGAGGACCCTGCAGACCTTCTTCAACTGGTACTACGCGTCGGTCGGCATCTCCATCATCGTCGCGGTGACGGTCATCGTGTACGTGCAAGATCACAAAGGCTGGGCGGTCGGGTTTGGTGTTCCTGTCGTGCTCATGGCAATCTCTGCAGCCCTGTTTCTTCTGGGATCTCCTTTCTACATCAAGTTCAAGGCAAATAAAAGCATTTTAGCCGGACTTGCACAAGTCATCGTCGTGAGTCTCAAGAACCGGCATATATTCTTGCCTCCGGACACCAACCATGTGCGGTTCCACAACAAGAAGGGCTCCAAACTCACCGTTCCAACCAAGAAACTGAG GTTCTTGAACAAAGCTTGTGTCATCAGAAATCAGGAGAAGGATCTGAATCCCGACGGAACAGCATCAAACGCCTGGAACTTGTGCACGGTGGAGCAGGTGGAAGTCCTCAAGTCGGTGGTGCGAGTGCTGCCTATTTGGTCGTCCAGCATCATGGTTGCCGTTGTCATCAGCCAGTACTCGTTCCCGGTGCTGCAAGCGGGCACCATGGACCGCCACATCGGGTCGAAGTTCCAAATCCCGGCGGGCTCCTTCGTTGTGTTCTCCATCATCACTCTGACGCTTTGGGTGGCCATCTACGACCGGCTGGTGGTTCCCCCGCTGTCGAAGATCACGGGGAGACCTCGTGGGTTCAGCCTCAGACAGCGGATGGGAATCGGCCAGGTACTGTCATGCATGGCCACGGCGGCGGCGGCCGTCACGGAGGGCGCTCGCCGCAGAAGGGCCATCGAACAAGGACTCGCTGATGATCCACAAGGGATGGTGAACATGTCGGCCATGTGGCTGGTGCCACAGAATTGCCTGACTGGTTTAGCAGAGGCCCTCAACCTCATCGGGCAGCTCGAGTTCTACTACTCCGAGTTCCCCAGAAGCATGGCGAGCGTTGCCGTGTCGCTGTTGACGCTTGGACTGGGGTTTGGGAACTTGGTGAGCAGTGTCATCACGGCGCTCGTCAACAAGATCAGTGGAGCAGATGGTGGCGCGAGCTGGCTCGACAGGAACATCAACAAGGGCCACCTCGACTACTACTACTGGATTCTTACACTACTTGGCATCGTAAACATCTTCTATTTCATGGCCTGTAGTCTAATTTATGGCGAGGAAGGACAGGATAAGTTCTGGGACGACGACTCACAGATGAAACAAGACCTGCACTCTGCCAGAGAAGTACCAGTCGCTGTTTGA
- the LOC135592588 gene encoding protein NRT1/ PTR FAMILY 1.1-like isoform X1 → MQAPVAEEEAPMPLKGKGGLKTLPCIMANEILEKVASFGLHANMIVYLTKTYNMSPAAGAIVLFIWGAASNFTPIFGAFLSDSFLGRFRVIAIGSFVSLIGMALLWLTAVVPGAQPPSCGHANDDCASPTSSQLAFLFAAFAVMSVGSGSVRPCSLAFGADQLDQKGAPQNERTLQTFFNWYYASVGISIIVAVTVIVYVQDHKGWAVGFGVPVVLMAISAALFLLGSPFYIKFKANKSILAGLAQVIVVSLKNRHIFLPPDTNHVRFHNKKGSKLTVPTKKLRYHVHHQTLMITRSTHACIIRWNFCRFLNKACVIRNQEKDLNPDGTASNAWNLCTVEQVEVLKSVVRVLPIWSSSIMVAVVISQYSFPVLQAGTMDRHIGSKFQIPAGSFVVFSIITLTLWVAIYDRLVVPPLSKITGRPRGFSLRQRMGIGQVLSCMATAAAAVTEGARRRRAIEQGLADDPQGMVNMSAMWLVPQNCLTGLAEALNLIGQLEFYYSEFPRSMASVAVSLLTLGLGFGNLVSSVITALVNKISGADGGASWLDRNINKGHLDYYYWILTLLGIVNIFYFMACSLIYGEEGQDKFWDDDSQMKQDLHSAREVPVAV, encoded by the exons ATGCAAGCTCctgtagcagaggaggaagctccAATGCCATTGAAGGGGAAGGGTGGCCTAAAGACTCTCCCATGTATCATGG CAAATGAGATCCTCGAGAAAGTTGCGAGCTTTGGGCTCCATGCAAACATGATCGTCTACCTGACGAAGACGTATAACATGTCCCCTGCTGCTGGTGCCATTGTCCTCTTCATATGGGGAGCAGCATCCAACTTCACACCGATCTTTGGGGCTTTTTTGTCGGATTCTTTTCTTGGTCGTTTCCGAGTGATCGCAATTGGGTCCTTCGTCAGCCTAATT GGCATGGCGCTTCTTTGGCTCACAGCGGTGGTTCCTGGGGCGCAGCCTCCTTCTTGCGGCCACGCGAACGACGACTGCGCGTCGCCCACCTCGTCGCAGCTCGCTTTCCTGTTTGCCGCTTTCGCCGTCATGTCGGTGGGATCAGGTAGCGTCCGGCCGTGCTCTCTTGCCTTCGGTGCGGACCAATTGGACCAGAAGGGCGCGCCTCAGAACGAGAGGACCCTGCAGACCTTCTTCAACTGGTACTACGCGTCGGTCGGCATCTCCATCATCGTCGCGGTGACGGTCATCGTGTACGTGCAAGATCACAAAGGCTGGGCGGTCGGGTTTGGTGTTCCTGTCGTGCTCATGGCAATCTCTGCAGCCCTGTTTCTTCTGGGATCTCCTTTCTACATCAAGTTCAAGGCAAATAAAAGCATTTTAGCCGGACTTGCACAAGTCATCGTCGTGAGTCTCAAGAACCGGCATATATTCTTGCCTCCGGACACCAACCATGTGCGGTTCCACAACAAGAAGGGCTCCAAACTCACCGTTCCAACCAAGAAACTGAGGTACCACGTTCATCATCAGACTTTGATGATTACCCGAAGTACGCATGCGTGCATCATCCGCTGGAACTTCTGCAGGTTCTTGAACAAAGCTTGTGTCATCAGAAATCAGGAGAAGGATCTGAATCCCGACGGAACAGCATCAAACGCCTGGAACTTGTGCACGGTGGAGCAGGTGGAAGTCCTCAAGTCGGTGGTGCGAGTGCTGCCTATTTGGTCGTCCAGCATCATGGTTGCCGTTGTCATCAGCCAGTACTCGTTCCCGGTGCTGCAAGCGGGCACCATGGACCGCCACATCGGGTCGAAGTTCCAAATCCCGGCGGGCTCCTTCGTTGTGTTCTCCATCATCACTCTGACGCTTTGGGTGGCCATCTACGACCGGCTGGTGGTTCCCCCGCTGTCGAAGATCACGGGGAGACCTCGTGGGTTCAGCCTCAGACAGCGGATGGGAATCGGCCAGGTACTGTCATGCATGGCCACGGCGGCGGCGGCCGTCACGGAGGGCGCTCGCCGCAGAAGGGCCATCGAACAAGGACTCGCTGATGATCCACAAGGGATGGTGAACATGTCGGCCATGTGGCTGGTGCCACAGAATTGCCTGACTGGTTTAGCAGAGGCCCTCAACCTCATCGGGCAGCTCGAGTTCTACTACTCCGAGTTCCCCAGAAGCATGGCGAGCGTTGCCGTGTCGCTGTTGACGCTTGGACTGGGGTTTGGGAACTTGGTGAGCAGTGTCATCACGGCGCTCGTCAACAAGATCAGTGGAGCAGATGGTGGCGCGAGCTGGCTCGACAGGAACATCAACAAGGGCCACCTCGACTACTACTACTGGATTCTTACACTACTTGGCATCGTAAACATCTTCTATTTCATGGCCTGTAGTCTAATTTATGGCGAGGAAGGACAGGATAAGTTCTGGGACGACGACTCACAGATGAAACAAGACCTGCACTCTGCCAGAGAAGTACCAGTCGCTGTTTGA
- the LOC135594210 gene encoding rac-like GTP-binding protein 2: MSATKFIKCVTVGDGAVGKTCMLICYTSNKFPTDYIPTVFDNFSANVSVDGSIVNLGLWDTAGQEDYSRLRPLSYRGADIFVLAFSLISRASYENVLKKWMPELRRFVPNIPIVLVGTKLDLREDKAYLADHPGATTITPAQGEELRKQIGAAAYIECSSKTQQNIKAVFDTAIKVVLQPPRRKEVAKKKSKRSPGCLMANLVCGGTCTT; the protein is encoded by the exons ATGAGCGCCACAAAGTTCATCAAGTGTGTGACTGTTGGGGATGGAGCTGTGGGGAAGACTTGTATGCTCATCTGCTACACCAGCAACAAGTTCCCCACT GACTACATCCCTACTGTGTTTGATAACTTCAGCGCTAATGTCTCTGTCGATGGCAGCATTGTCAACTTAGGATTGTGGGACACTGCAG GACAAGAAGACTACAGCAGATTGAGGCCACTGAGCTATAGAGGGGCTGATATATTTGTTTTGGCTTTCTCTCTAATTAGCAGGGCAAGCTATGAGAATGTTCTCAAGAAG TGGATGCCCGAGCTTCGCCGCTTCGTACCAAATATTCCTATTGTTCTTGTTGGAACAAAACTAG ATCTTCGCGAAGACAAAGCATATCTTGCTGATCATCCAGGTGCAACTACCATAACTCCAGCTCAG GGCGAAGAACTCAGGAAACAAATTGGTGCTGCTGCATATATCGAGTGCAGCTCTAAGACTCAACAG AACATCAAGGCAGTCTTTGATACTGCAATCAAGGTAGTTCTTCAACCTCCACGAAGGAAGGAGGTCGCCAAGAAGAAAAGTAAAAGAAGCCCCGGTTGTCTAATGGC GAACTTGGTGTGTGGAGGCACATGCACTACCTAG